A single region of the Novosphingobium sp. genome encodes:
- a CDS encoding LacI family DNA-binding transcriptional regulator, which yields MSDKKSNRRHSGRPTVSDVARFAQCSPMTVSRVINGHPSVRAEAREAVEAAIKALNYAPNRAARSLAGAGQIRIALLYTNPSAAYLSALLLGCLDEASRADVHLVVERCAFGEDEEKAVKRQMAGGIDGFLLPPPLCDETSLLDLLHGLKAPAVQIGPGEADPHHDAVMIDDYQAAHDMTRQIIALGHRRIGFIIGNPHQSASALRLSGFRDAMAAAKLAVDETLIQQGDFTYRSGFDGASALLELASPPTAIFASNDDMAAGCVAAAQRRHLEVPRDLTVCGFDDTAIATKIWPELTTVRQPIHAMACTALNLLVERIRAQRGSLAPAVQRKVLDYELVKRDSDRKL from the coding sequence ATGTCAGATAAAAAATCCAATCGTCGGCACTCCGGGCGTCCGACGGTCAGCGACGTCGCCCGTTTTGCGCAATGCTCCCCCATGACGGTCAGCCGCGTCATCAACGGCCACCCCAGCGTGCGCGCCGAAGCGCGCGAGGCGGTGGAAGCCGCGATCAAGGCGCTGAATTACGCCCCCAACCGCGCGGCGCGCAGCCTGGCAGGCGCCGGGCAGATCCGTATCGCCCTGCTCTACACCAACCCCTCGGCGGCCTATCTGAGCGCGCTGCTGCTGGGCTGCCTCGACGAGGCGAGCCGCGCCGATGTCCATCTGGTGGTCGAACGCTGCGCCTTTGGCGAGGATGAGGAGAAAGCCGTCAAGCGGCAGATGGCGGGCGGGATCGACGGCTTCCTGCTGCCGCCGCCGCTCTGCGACGAAACCTCGCTGCTCGACCTGCTGCACGGGCTGAAGGCCCCCGCCGTGCAGATCGGGCCGGGCGAGGCCGACCCGCATCACGATGCCGTGATGATCGACGATTATCAGGCCGCCCATGACATGACGCGCCAGATCATCGCGCTGGGGCATCGCCGCATCGGCTTTATCATCGGCAATCCGCATCAGTCCGCCAGCGCCCTGCGCCTGTCCGGCTTTCGCGATGCCATGGCGGCGGCCAAGCTTGCCGTGGACGAAACGCTGATCCAGCAAGGCGATTTCACCTATCGCTCGGGCTTTGACGGTGCCTCCGCCCTGCTGGAGCTGGCCAGCCCGCCCACCGCCATCTTCGCCTCCAACGACGATATGGCGGCCGGCTGCGTGGCCGCCGCCCAGCGCCGCCATCTGGAGGTGCCGCGCGACCTGACCGTCTGCGGTTTCGACGATACGGCGATCGCCACCAAGATCTGGCCGGAGCTGACCACCGTGCGCCAGCCCATCCACGCCATGGCCTGCACCGCGCTGAACCTGCTGGTCGAGCGGATCAGGGCCCAGCGCGGCAGCCTTGCGCCCGCCGTCCAGCGCAAGGTGCTGGATTATGAACTGGTGAAGCGCGATTCCGATAGGAAGCTTTGA
- a CDS encoding Gfo/Idh/MocA family oxidoreductase → MKAIITRRTAIKTAVAAGFPVIIPASVLGATAPSKRINIGAIGVGRISRTHDMREVLKHRDAHIVAVCDLDTHRLAAGQKLVDEAYAARDGKPYAGTRIYGDHHALLANADIDAVLISTPDHQHARLAIDAIRAGKDVYLQKPASLTIAEGRKMADVAKASDRIVQIGSQQRAMDPWPQFHRACELVRNGRIGKLTRVEVGLPGDPSGPVAPPMPVPANLNYDAWLGSTPEAYYTEMRVHPQASLEDRPGWLRCEQFGAGMITGWGAHHVDTAHWGMDTEHTGPIEIWGHADFPKSGLWDVHGAFETHGLYANGVQMTISGALPNGVRFIGDKGWIFVARSGGVTASDPAGGADKALVASDPKILTSVIGPHEIRLMQSPEHHRNWLDSIRTRAPNAAPAEIGHRACSTCLLHWTAMKTGRRLRWDPVAERFIGDDEANAMLSRPQRAAYAI, encoded by the coding sequence ATGAAAGCGATTATCACCCGTCGCACCGCGATCAAGACTGCCGTTGCCGCCGGATTTCCCGTCATCATTCCGGCCAGCGTGCTGGGAGCCACCGCGCCCAGCAAGCGGATCAACATCGGCGCCATCGGCGTGGGGCGCATCAGCCGCACGCATGACATGAGAGAGGTGCTCAAGCATCGGGATGCCCATATCGTCGCGGTCTGCGATCTCGACACGCACCGGCTGGCGGCGGGGCAAAAGCTGGTGGATGAGGCCTATGCCGCACGCGATGGCAAGCCTTATGCGGGCACGCGGATCTATGGCGATCATCACGCCCTGCTGGCCAATGCCGACATCGATGCGGTGCTGATTTCCACTCCCGATCATCAGCATGCCCGATTGGCGATCGATGCCATCCGCGCGGGCAAGGATGTCTATCTCCAGAAACCCGCCTCGCTCACCATTGCCGAGGGGCGCAAGATGGCCGATGTCGCCAAGGCGTCCGACCGCATCGTCCAGATCGGCTCGCAGCAGCGCGCCATGGACCCCTGGCCGCAGTTCCACCGCGCCTGTGAGCTGGTGCGCAATGGCCGCATCGGCAAGCTGACCCGCGTGGAGGTGGGCCTGCCGGGTGACCCTTCCGGGCCGGTGGCGCCGCCCATGCCGGTGCCCGCCAACCTCAATTACGACGCCTGGCTGGGCTCCACGCCGGAGGCCTATTACACCGAGATGCGCGTCCATCCTCAGGCCTCGCTGGAGGACCGGCCGGGCTGGCTGCGCTGCGAGCAGTTCGGGGCGGGGATGATCACCGGCTGGGGCGCGCATCACGTCGACACCGCCCATTGGGGCATGGATACCGAGCACACCGGCCCCATCGAGATCTGGGGCCATGCCGACTTCCCCAAAAGCGGACTGTGGGATGTGCATGGCGCCTTCGAGACGCATGGGCTCTATGCCAATGGCGTGCAGATGACGATCTCTGGCGCGTTGCCCAATGGCGTGCGCTTTATCGGCGACAAGGGCTGGATCTTTGTGGCCCGCAGCGGTGGCGTCACCGCCTCCGACCCGGCGGGTGGGGCGGATAAGGCGCTGGTGGCCAGCGATCCCAAAATCCTGACCAGCGTGATCGGCCCGCATGAGATCCGCCTGATGCAAAGCCCGGAGCATCACCGCAACTGGCTGGATTCGATCCGCACCCGCGCGCCCAATGCGGCGCCTGCCGAAATCGGTCACCGTGCCTGTTCGACCTGCCTGCTGCACTGGACCGCCATGAAGACCGGCCGCCGCCTGCGCTGGGACCCGGTGGCCGAGCGCTTTATCGGTGACGATGAAGCCAATGCGATGCTCAGCCGCCCGCAGCGCGCGGCTTACGCGATCTGA
- a CDS encoding alpha/beta hydrolase-fold protein has product MRKTAPWLLVTLLATAAAPPEAPQTVDIAPPYHDAPEMAARPATPRGTLHSFIMLSSESRIYPGIRQLDSDATRRRDSWGNRIAAPADQQSAPAPWRREVFVYVPATYRPGSAAPLLVVQDGRDYAARVAAALDTLIAAHRVPAMIAVMIQSGGGDAQGSQRGLEYDTMSGRYAEFVEHEVLPRAAALYGLRFTSDPDGRAAMGGSSGAAAALSMAWYHPEWYHKVLSYSGTFVNQASPVDPATPRGAWEYHASLIPGSPAKPIRIWMEVGEQDLHWQDPEQSWHNWPLANDRMAAALAAKHYDMHYVRAAGAGHVDPNVVAQTLPGALEWLWRDYPR; this is encoded by the coding sequence ATGCGCAAGACAGCGCCGTGGTTGCTGGTAACCCTGTTGGCCACCGCCGCAGCCCCGCCCGAGGCACCTCAGACCGTCGACATCGCTCCGCCCTATCACGATGCGCCGGAGATGGCGGCCCGGCCTGCCACGCCCAGGGGCACGCTCCACAGCTTTATCATGCTGTCCTCCGAAAGCCGGATCTACCCCGGCATCCGCCAATTGGACAGCGATGCCACCCGCCGCCGCGACAGTTGGGGCAACCGCATCGCCGCCCCCGCCGATCAGCAATCGGCACCGGCACCGTGGCGCCGGGAGGTCTTCGTCTATGTGCCTGCCACCTATCGGCCAGGCAGCGCGGCGCCGCTGCTGGTGGTTCAGGACGGGCGCGATTATGCCGCGCGGGTGGCCGCCGCGCTCGACACGCTGATCGCCGCGCATCGTGTTCCCGCCATGATCGCGGTGATGATCCAGTCAGGCGGCGGCGACGCGCAAGGGTCGCAGCGCGGGCTGGAATATGACACCATGTCGGGCCGCTATGCCGAATTTGTCGAGCATGAGGTTCTGCCCCGCGCCGCCGCACTCTATGGCCTGCGTTTCACCAGCGATCCCGATGGGCGCGCGGCGATGGGCGGCTCATCCGGCGCGGCCGCCGCGCTGTCGATGGCTTGGTATCATCCCGAGTGGTATCACAAGGTGCTCAGCTATTCGGGCACCTTCGTCAATCAGGCCTCGCCCGTCGATCCGGCCACGCCGCGCGGCGCGTGGGAGTATCACGCCAGCCTGATCCCCGGCTCACCCGCCAAGCCGATCCGTATCTGGATGGAGGTGGGCGAGCAGGATTTGCACTGGCAAGACCCCGAGCAAAGCTGGCACAACTGGCCTCTCGCCAATGACCGGATGGCCGCCGCGCTGGCCGCGAAACATTACGACATGCATTATGTGCGGGCGGCAGGCGCCGGGCATGTCGATCCCAATGTCGTCGCCCAGACCCTGCCGGGAGCGCTGGAATGGCTGTGGCGCGATTATCCGCGCTGA
- a CDS encoding glycoside hydrolase family 43 protein, whose product MHGTVAFGDPAAPASAFRDQPLVKSIYTADPSAHVFGGKIYVYPSHDVPTNIPDDDLGNEYAMRDYRVLSMDRIGGPVKVGGVALDVKDVPWASKQMWAPDAAYHKGLYYLYFPARDKARDKEGLGTFRIGVATSKSPTGPFKAERTPIAGSFSMDPAVFTDADGKSYMYFGGIWGGQLQRWATGRFDPNGSNTDLMRDDAPALSGKVVRMGADMKSFAEKPRDAVILDENGKPVLGGDHEKRFFEASWMFRKDGKYYYTYSTGDTHFVNYAIGDNPYGPFHYKGHILKPVQGWTTHHSIIEWHGAWWLFYADTQLSNHNHLRNVKVTQLTFNPDGTIQTIDPMKPR is encoded by the coding sequence ATGCATGGCACCGTGGCTTTTGGCGATCCCGCCGCACCGGCCAGTGCTTTTCGCGATCAGCCGCTCGTCAAAAGCATCTACACCGCTGACCCCTCGGCCCATGTGTTCGGCGGCAAGATCTATGTCTATCCTTCGCATGACGTGCCCACGAACATTCCCGACGACGATCTGGGCAATGAATATGCCATGCGCGACTATCGCGTGCTCAGCATGGACCGCATCGGCGGGCCGGTGAAGGTGGGCGGCGTGGCGCTGGATGTGAAGGATGTGCCCTGGGCCTCCAAGCAGATGTGGGCGCCCGATGCGGCCTATCACAAGGGCCTCTATTACCTCTATTTTCCGGCGCGCGACAAAGCCCGCGACAAGGAGGGGCTGGGCACCTTCCGCATCGGCGTGGCGACCTCCAAAAGCCCGACCGGCCCGTTCAAGGCCGAAAGGACGCCCATTGCGGGCAGTTTCTCGATGGACCCGGCAGTCTTCACCGATGCGGACGGCAAGAGCTACATGTATTTCGGCGGCATCTGGGGCGGCCAGTTGCAGCGCTGGGCGACCGGTCGTTTCGACCCCAACGGTTCGAATACCGATCTGATGCGCGATGATGCGCCCGCGCTCTCGGGCAAGGTCGTGCGGATGGGCGCCGACATGAAGAGCTTCGCGGAAAAGCCGCGCGATGCGGTCATCCTCGATGAAAACGGCAAGCCGGTGCTGGGCGGAGACCATGAGAAGCGCTTCTTCGAAGCCTCATGGATGTTCCGCAAGGATGGGAAATATTACTACACCTATTCGACCGGCGACACGCATTTCGTCAATTACGCCATTGGCGACAATCCTTATGGCCCCTTCCATTACAAGGGCCATATCCTCAAGCCGGTGCAGGGCTGGACGACCCATCATTCGATCATCGAATGGCATGGGGCATGGTGGCTGTTCTATGCTGACACGCAGCTTTCGAACCACAACCATCTGCGCAATGTGAAGGTCACCCAACTGACCTTCAACCCGGACGGGACGATCCAGACCATCGATCCCATGAAGCCGCGATAA
- a CDS encoding LacI family DNA-binding transcriptional regulator, with translation MADKKNNRRQSGRPTISDVARLAQCSPMTVSRVVNGVPGVRTQAREAVEAAIAQLNYAPNKAAQSLAGAVQIRIALLYTNPSDAYLTELLLGCLDKASQMDAHLVVERCSFDGNEEAIIDGLIASGIDGFLLPPPLCDDPALLDVMRRLRTHSVLIGPGRADAHLGAVMIDDYQAAYDMTQYIINLGHKRIGFVIGDPRQSASSLRHSGFRDAMAAAGLSIDPLLVRDGLFTYRSGFTAATEMLEAPHPPTAIFASNDDMAAGCVAAAHRKHLEVPGDLTICGFDDTATATKVWPELTTIRQPIHGMAQHAVDLLARSIRADRTGASQDSRIIVLDYSFVQRGSDAAAPAKRG, from the coding sequence ATGGCAGACAAGAAAAACAACCGTCGCCAGTCGGGCCGCCCGACGATCAGCGATGTCGCGCGGCTGGCGCAATGCTCTCCCATGACGGTCAGCCGGGTCGTCAATGGCGTGCCGGGCGTGCGCACCCAGGCGCGCGAGGCCGTGGAAGCGGCCATCGCGCAGCTCAACTATGCCCCCAACAAGGCCGCCCAGAGCCTGGCCGGTGCGGTCCAGATCCGCATCGCCCTGCTCTACACCAACCCGTCCGATGCCTATCTGACCGAATTGCTGCTCGGTTGCCTCGACAAGGCCAGCCAGATGGATGCGCATCTTGTCGTCGAACGCTGCAGTTTTGACGGCAATGAAGAGGCCATCATCGACGGCTTGATCGCCTCGGGGATCGACGGTTTTCTGCTCCCGCCCCCGCTTTGCGATGATCCCGCGCTGCTGGACGTGATGCGGCGCCTGCGCACGCATAGCGTGTTGATCGGGCCGGGGCGGGCGGATGCCCATCTGGGCGCCGTGATGATCGATGATTATCAGGCGGCTTACGACATGACCCAATATATCATCAATCTGGGCCATAAGCGCATCGGCTTCGTGATCGGCGATCCCCGGCAATCGGCCAGCAGCCTGCGCCATTCCGGCTTTCGCGACGCGATGGCCGCAGCGGGTCTGTCGATCGACCCTCTTCTCGTGCGCGATGGCCTCTTCACCTACCGCTCGGGGTTTACCGCGGCGACCGAGATGCTGGAGGCCCCTCATCCGCCCACCGCGATCTTCGCCTCCAACGACGACATGGCCGCAGGCTGCGTTGCCGCCGCGCATCGCAAACATCTGGAGGTTCCCGGGGATCTGACGATCTGCGGCTTCGATGACACAGCGACGGCGACCAAGGTCTGGCCCGAACTGACCACCATCCGGCAGCCCATTCATGGCATGGCGCAGCACGCCGTGGACCTGCTGGCCAGAAGCATCCGCGCCGACCGGACAGGGGCATCACAGGACTCCAGAATTATCGTGCTGGACTATTCCTTTGTGCAACGCGGATCGGATGCGGCGGCGCCTGCCAAACGCGGCTGA
- a CDS encoding cupin domain-containing protein has product MRLKARDAVLVATTAMVCCAAMAMAQGRPAVLGPAVFDWNAMKVTRTETGEVRSIVQQPTATLEELEMHVTTLNPGVASHPPHHHPNEELVIIDRGTVETLSGGQWKRLGPGSIIFNAANSEHALRNIGTEPAQYHVINWKSATTPNH; this is encoded by the coding sequence ATGCGGCTGAAAGCCAGAGACGCTGTGCTCGTCGCCACGACGGCAATGGTGTGTTGTGCGGCCATGGCCATGGCTCAGGGGCGCCCGGCGGTGCTGGGCCCGGCGGTGTTCGACTGGAACGCGATGAAGGTCACCAGAACCGAAACCGGCGAGGTGCGCTCGATCGTGCAGCAGCCCACCGCCACGCTGGAGGAGCTGGAGATGCATGTCACCACGCTCAATCCGGGCGTGGCCTCGCATCCGCCGCATCACCATCCCAATGAGGAGCTGGTGATCATCGATCGCGGCACGGTCGAGACCCTGTCGGGCGGCCAGTGGAAACGGCTGGGGCCCGGCTCGATCATCTTCAACGCCGCCAATTCGGAGCATGCGCTGCGCAACATCGGCACGGAGCCCGCGCAATATCACGTGATCAACTGGAAGAGCGCCACCACACCCAATCACTGA
- a CDS encoding sialate O-acetylesterase, whose product MAVLMLTAAPVQAQAPASLTLAPVWGDHGVIQRDRPILVEGWTAPRRAVSGDLGDAHATAASDASGHFALRFPARPASDAGVTLTVSSGADRVQASDLLVGDVWLCSGQSNMEYPVARALNGPGEVAGAGDGGLRLLTVPKKTAMQPQTSFGGPVGWAASSPQSASDFSAACYFMARDLRKALHVPIGAIHSSWGGSQARAWLSPKSGLALYGAADMAMLEAFGRDPLDAVTRFAPRWEQWYRGTTQGTEPWLKPDSLSWSAVPKIAGWLAWEGTPLATKATGTIWLRRQITLTQAQATAGAVLKLGVLDDMDMTFVNGRPVGNSFGWDYEREYAVPPAYLHAGVNEIMVAVTNSYADGGFQSKPEVLQLAIKGGASLPLAEGWRFSISGAKTYPPRAPWDANGGIGVMHNRMIAPLGSLALKGVAWYQGESDVDTPGYRQRLSALIDGWRGQFGADLRVLVVQLANYGPVQKGAVASNTARLRDDQRFVAAQAPGTALVSAIDLGESSDIHPANKETLGTRLALSARGVPMPMPLSARREGDAIRLRFSGVEGGLQAWSGVGPIGFELCGHEGRDCRLVEAKVDGDGVVIADGRGAEVVRYAWADSPRVNLYDGRDLPVPGFEMAIGDR is encoded by the coding sequence ATGGCTGTTTTGATGCTGACGGCCGCGCCGGTGCAGGCACAGGCCCCCGCGTCTTTGACGCTGGCGCCTGTCTGGGGCGATCACGGGGTGATCCAGCGCGACCGCCCCATCCTGGTCGAGGGCTGGACCGCGCCCAGGCGTGCCGTCTCGGGTGATCTGGGGGACGCGCATGCCACCGCCGCCAGCGATGCCTCCGGCCATTTCGCCCTGCGCTTTCCCGCGCGCCCGGCCAGCGATGCCGGGGTGACGCTGACGGTCTCGTCCGGCGCTGACAGAGTGCAGGCCAGCGATCTGCTGGTGGGCGATGTGTGGCTTTGTTCGGGGCAATCGAACATGGAATATCCGGTCGCCCGCGCCCTGAACGGCCCCGGTGAGGTGGCCGGAGCAGGTGATGGCGGCCTGCGTTTGCTGACCGTGCCCAAAAAGACGGCCATGCAGCCGCAGACCAGCTTTGGCGGCCCGGTGGGCTGGGCGGCAAGCAGCCCGCAATCGGCCAGCGATTTTTCGGCGGCCTGCTATTTTATGGCCCGCGATCTGCGCAAGGCGCTGCATGTGCCGATCGGCGCGATCCATTCGAGCTGGGGCGGATCGCAGGCCCGCGCCTGGCTGAGTCCCAAATCCGGGCTGGCGCTCTATGGCGCGGCTGACATGGCCATGCTGGAGGCCTTTGGCCGCGATCCTCTCGATGCCGTCACCCGCTTCGCGCCGCGCTGGGAGCAATGGTATCGCGGCACCACCCAAGGCACCGAGCCATGGCTGAAGCCGGACAGCCTGTCATGGAGCGCCGTGCCGAAAATCGCCGGTTGGCTGGCGTGGGAGGGTACGCCCCTGGCCACCAAGGCGACCGGCACCATCTGGCTGCGCCGCCAGATCACGCTGACGCAGGCGCAGGCCACCGCCGGGGCCGTGCTCAAGCTGGGCGTGCTCGACGATATGGATATGACCTTCGTCAACGGCCGTCCGGTGGGCAACAGCTTCGGCTGGGATTATGAGCGGGAATACGCCGTACCGCCGGCCTATCTGCATGCCGGCGTGAACGAGATCATGGTCGCCGTGACCAACAGCTATGCCGACGGCGGCTTCCAGAGCAAGCCCGAGGTGCTGCAACTGGCGATCAAGGGCGGTGCCTCGCTGCCGCTGGCCGAGGGCTGGCGCTTCAGCATTTCGGGCGCGAAGACCTATCCGCCCCGCGCGCCCTGGGATGCCAATGGCGGGATCGGGGTGATGCACAACCGCATGATCGCGCCGCTGGGCTCTTTGGCGCTGAAAGGCGTCGCCTGGTATCAGGGCGAGAGCGATGTCGATACGCCCGGCTACCGCCAGCGCCTTTCCGCGCTGATTGATGGCTGGCGCGGGCAGTTCGGTGCCGATCTGCGGGTGCTGGTGGTGCAATTGGCCAATTATGGCCCGGTGCAGAAGGGGGCGGTGGCCTCCAACACGGCGCGGCTGCGCGATGACCAGCGGTTCGTGGCGGCGCAGGCGCCGGGCACGGCTCTGGTCAGCGCCATCGACCTTGGCGAGAGCAGCGATATCCATCCGGCCAACAAGGAAACGCTGGGAACCCGCTTGGCGCTGTCGGCACGGGGCGTGCCCATGCCGATGCCGCTTTCGGCGCGGCGCGAAGGGGATGCTATCCGCCTGCGCTTCAGCGGCGTGGAGGGCGGCCTTCAGGCCTGGAGCGGCGTCGGGCCGATCGGCTTCGAGCTATGCGGGCATGAAGGCCGCGATTGCCGTCTGGTCGAGGCCAAAGTCGATGGCGACGGCGTGGTGATTGCCGATGGGCGCGGCGCGGAGGTGGTGCGCTATGCCTGGGCGGACAGTCCGCGGGTCAATCTCTATGACGGGCGCGACCTGCCGGTGCCGGGGTTTGAGATGGCGATTGGGGATCGTTAG
- a CDS encoding Gfo/Idh/MocA family oxidoreductase has translation MNAIDRRGLLGAGLAAGLASEAFAQSMSQGNAVSQVAAPTMPDPTARYRLPFAVIGLDHAHIYAITDAVIRGGGILSAFYATDPAQIATFRKRYGAVKLARSEAEILEDKAIKLVAGAPIPDLRAPLGIRAMRAGKDFLGDKPAITTLDQLAQVRAAIKETGRKFAILYSERLEVRAAVMAGELVKQGAIGKVVQTVNLAPHRISAPTRPDWFWDKARYGGILTDIGSHQADQFVYYTGTTRAHVVASQTGNLAHHDHPAFEDFGDMMVSGDGGSGYIRVDWFTPDGLPTWGDGRLFLLGTQGYIELRKYVDIMGRPGGDHLFIADGKGVRHMDCSKVPLPFGPQFIADIVERTSVAQDQEGALLAAELVLLAQKNATRPVQA, from the coding sequence ATGAATGCGATCGATCGTCGCGGCCTGCTCGGGGCCGGTCTTGCCGCGGGTCTGGCCAGCGAGGCCTTTGCCCAGTCGATGTCGCAGGGCAATGCCGTGTCTCAGGTCGCGGCCCCGACCATGCCCGATCCCACCGCCCGCTATCGCCTTCCCTTTGCGGTGATCGGGCTGGACCATGCGCATATCTATGCCATCACCGATGCGGTGATCCGGGGCGGCGGGATCCTGTCCGCCTTTTATGCCACGGATCCGGCGCAGATCGCCACCTTCCGCAAGCGCTATGGCGCGGTGAAGCTGGCCCGCAGCGAGGCCGAGATTCTGGAGGACAAGGCGATCAAGCTGGTGGCGGGCGCGCCCATTCCTGATCTGCGCGCGCCGCTGGGCATCCGCGCGATGCGGGCGGGCAAGGATTTTCTGGGTGACAAGCCGGCCATCACCACGCTCGATCAACTGGCGCAGGTGCGCGCCGCGATCAAGGAGACCGGGCGCAAATTCGCCATCCTCTATTCCGAGCGGCTGGAGGTGCGCGCCGCCGTCATGGCGGGCGAGCTGGTGAAGCAGGGCGCCATCGGCAAGGTGGTGCAGACGGTCAACCTCGCGCCGCATCGCATCAGCGCGCCCACCCGCCCCGACTGGTTCTGGGACAAGGCCCGCTATGGCGGCATCCTGACCGACATCGGCAGCCATCAGGCCGATCAGTTCGTCTATTACACCGGCACCACCAGGGCCCATGTCGTGGCCTCTCAGACGGGCAATCTGGCGCATCACGACCATCCCGCCTTCGAGGATTTCGGCGATATGATGGTCAGCGGCGATGGGGGCAGCGGCTATATCCGCGTCGACTGGTTCACGCCCGACGGCTTGCCGACATGGGGCGACGGGCGGCTCTTTCTGCTGGGCACGCAGGGTTATATCGAGCTGCGCAAATACGTCGATATCATGGGGCGTCCGGGCGGCGACCATCTGTTCATCGCCGATGGCAAGGGCGTGCGCCATATGGATTGCAGCAAGGTGCCGCTGCCCTTCGGCCCGCAATTCATTGCCGATATCGTCGAGCGGACCAGCGTGGCGCAGGATCAGGAAGGCGCGCTGCTGGCCGCCGAGCTGGTGCTGCTGGCCCAGAAGAACGCCACTCGCCCCGTTCAGGCCTGA
- a CDS encoding glycoside hydrolase family 43 protein has product MSLRSALKKSFLLLALTTSPAWAQSAPARFTHFTYDGHAPAGSRAAAGSYVNPILAGYHPDPSIVRVGPDYYLINSSFAHFPGIPVFHSTNLVDWVQIGNAIDRPTQLNMAGRKVSEGVFAPDISYHDGLFYIVNTCVGCGGNFVITARNPAGPWSDPVWLGFDGIDPSIFWDGDKAYIVHNDAPKEAPLYEGHRAIWIQAFDHKALKMTGPRSQIIDGGVDISKKPIWIEGPHMLRRGAFYYLYAAEGGTAENHSEVVFRASAPTGPFQPFAGNPILTQRDLDPARPHPVTSSGHAMMVQTQKGDWWSVFLATRPYSPGLYNIGRETFLLPVSWKDDWPTILDHGKAIPLVARRPDLPVGVKPSLPLLGDFAYVDDFRGRHLSNAWVGLRNPQKPFYRLENGALLLSSAAALGDRNGVPALIARRQQHQNAVVSVNVSFAPRKDGDRAGLVALQNDEAYVFFGVTRLEGKRVVALFTREAGHGETLVASAPLPMGPVRLTFRSQGAHLGFDYAVGGRTRKLGAPMDAALLSTEKAGGFVGTIVGPYTHSQ; this is encoded by the coding sequence ATGTCTCTGCGGTCGGCGCTGAAAAAGTCTTTCCTCCTGCTGGCCCTGACCACATCCCCGGCTTGGGCGCAGAGCGCGCCTGCCCGCTTCACGCATTTCACCTATGACGGCCACGCGCCAGCGGGATCGCGGGCCGCAGCGGGCAGCTATGTAAATCCGATCCTTGCCGGTTACCATCCTGATCCGTCGATCGTCAGGGTGGGCCCGGATTACTACCTGATCAATTCTTCCTTTGCCCATTTTCCGGGGATTCCCGTCTTTCATTCGACCAATCTGGTCGACTGGGTGCAGATCGGCAATGCCATCGACCGCCCGACACAGTTGAACATGGCCGGGCGAAAGGTTTCGGAAGGCGTCTTTGCGCCGGATATTTCCTATCACGATGGCTTGTTCTACATCGTCAACACCTGCGTGGGTTGCGGCGGCAATTTCGTGATCACCGCGCGCAATCCTGCCGGGCCATGGTCCGATCCGGTGTGGCTGGGTTTCGACGGCATTGATCCCTCGATCTTCTGGGATGGCGACAAGGCCTATATCGTCCATAATGACGCGCCGAAGGAAGCGCCGCTCTATGAGGGCCACCGCGCAATCTGGATTCAGGCCTTCGATCACAAGGCTCTGAAGATGACGGGCCCGCGCAGCCAGATCATCGATGGCGGCGTGGACATCAGCAAGAAGCCGATCTGGATCGAGGGGCCACATATGCTCCGGCGCGGGGCCTTCTATTACCTCTATGCGGCCGAGGGCGGCACCGCCGAGAACCATTCGGAGGTGGTCTTCCGCGCTTCTGCTCCCACCGGGCCTTTTCAGCCCTTTGCGGGCAATCCCATCCTGACGCAGCGCGATCTCGATCCCGCGCGGCCCCATCCGGTGACGTCGTCGGGCCATGCGATGATGGTGCAGACGCAAAAGGGCGACTGGTGGTCGGTGTTTCTGGCAACGCGCCCCTACAGTCCGGGCCTGTACAACATCGGTCGGGAAACCTTCCTGCTGCCGGTGAGCTGGAAGGACGATTGGCCCACCATTCTCGACCATGGAAAAGCCATTCCACTGGTGGCCCGGCGCCCCGATTTGCCTGTCGGTGTGAAGCCCTCCCTGCCGCTGCTCGGGGATTTTGCCTATGTCGATGATTTCAGGGGCAGGCATCTGTCGAACGCCTGGGTAGGGCTGCGTAACCCGCAAAAGCCGTTCTATCGGCTGGAAAACGGGGCTTTGCTCTTGTCATCGGCAGCGGCGCTGGGAGACAGGAATGGGGTTCCCGCGCTGATCGCCCGGCGTCAGCAGCATCAGAATGCGGTGGTCTCGGTCAACGTCTCCTTCGCGCCGCGCAAGGATGGCGATCGGGCCGGGCTGGTCGCCCTGCAGAATGATGAGGCCTATGTGTTCTTCGGCGTGACAAGGTTGGAGGGCAAGCGCGTGGTGGCCCTGTTCACGCGCGAGGCCGGGCATGGCGAAACGCTCGTCGCTTCGGCGCCGCTGCCCATGGGGCCTGTCAGGCTGACCTTCCGTTCGCAAGGAGCGCATCTGGGCTTTGACTATGCGGTCGGCGGCCGGACCAGGAAGCTTGGCGCCCCCATGGACGCAGCTTTGCTGAGCACCGAAAAAGCAGGCGGCTTTGTCGGTACGATTGTGGGGCCTTACACCCATTCGCAATAG